The region TATTTGGTTAGTATGGCTCACAAAaggtgttgcttatatgattaaAAAAGACATTAAAGAATTGACATCTATTAATTTAGCGAATTTTGCGTTTGGCAATCCAAATTTATGTTGGCAATATAAACCTGGTGGATCCACACATGTCTTGGATGTggtacaaaaacaaaaagaaagatCGTCAAATAATCAACAACTGAATTGAAGTTAaaaatctaacaaaaaaaaacaaagaacacACATCCGATAAGAAGgcttacattacatataaatagTAAGAGACAAATATGCTAAGCAACTAAACTATGATAAATTTTATAGACTTGTACGGATTTGTAAATTTAACAAATATCTTTTGCCTTATTTTTCTTAAAGTCACAGCAAAATATTATTGAAGAAAATTATTATTAAGAGATTTCTGAATTTTAACAAATTTATCgttttagaaaaccctaaaatttgatTAAACTAAAAAAGTAAATTATCATAAATGGGGCTATAGAGAAaaggttataaatttataattaaacaacTTAGATAGGTAGGTCTTATCACATCATAATCCGATTAGTATCATGGGGCACCACATATGTTGCAACACCACACATTGGGTGAGATATATTGTATGGTGAAGGTTAGAGTATGTATGGATTTGCCACATAATGACTTGAATCGATTTGAAACAAATATACAATATTAGTCATTTATCTTCGTTCATATTCAAAATTTAAAACTAAATTATAACTCTGGcacttcatctttctttttatatttaaaatctaaattttgaaACCAATTTACAACATTATCTCCTTTTTATATTCAAAATTCAtcttttacatttgtttgaattGTTGCTAacttttataaattatatatatttatttatcaaaaaccATAATACTCTAACCACAAGTACATACCATACTAACTTTTATTATACGAAAGATttacaattaaaaataaaaataaaaagattaatgATCATTTCTCATTTTATAActtgtttttaattgttttatgtaTTAGTTATGTTTCTAGTTTTAGTTATGTAATTTGTATTAGTTTTGTTtctttattaaattataatattttaaattaacttaaaaaaataaagtgGTAATAAATTAAATGTAATTTTCTTTTGAGTTAACCGTTCAACCTTAATGTATTTCTAATGTTTGTGGCATAAGAATTTTTCATGTATGGCCATGCCAGTTAGTTTTTAGGATTTTTGGCCAATGAAAGCTAGCTAATGATGAATTTAAggtttatttataaatataaataaaaagagAGGTGAAAAATTAAACACTCACCTATGTTTTCTTTCTATTTATAAATATGTAACAAgtgttatatttttataaaattaataatagtTTAAAACACTTGCCATGGTTTCATGGTTTCATATAAATGAAAAGATAAGTagaaaaaaaattttaatttcttAAGATAGATTATACCTCTAGAAGTGGTAGGAGATGTGTCACAAGCTCGGGAGTATCACAATGATGACCTGTGGTCCGAATACCATGATGTCCAACCACGATCTTCCACTTAGCCTTCGACTTGCTTAATGCCGATCTCAAATCCTTCAATTTTGAAGAAAATCATACATTATTTTTCCATAAAAAATACCACTCTAAATAGAACACTTTTGATGTGTGAAGAAGTAGTTTTACCTTTAATAGATTGGTAAGGTAAACCTCTCGAGGACGTATGCCTCTCCAATCATACTTATGATCTTTAGGGTCATTAAAGTACATATCAACAAAAGGAGTCGTGTCCACGAAAAACAATTCGGCAATATCTACACAACCAACttataattttaacaaaattttgaaactGGATATTAAAATGATAAGTAGTTGAAAATTCAAAGGGTTAAAGTAAATTAAGACCTGTGTGTACGATGAAAGATCTTAAACAACGCCATCTGCTGTCTCTTTTTCTAAGCATTGGGTCCAATTGTGCCTCTACATCCCCACGGTAATCATGATTCCCCAAAACTGCAAAAAACTTATAACTTAGTGTATTTGATCTCGTACAAGAGATACATTCAGATCAAATATTTATGCAATAAACTTATATGTGTTGATCAAAATATACAATGAAATGTGTTCCTTGCCAATTTATGCATCCATGTTTTagcttattttatatatatactagtttataactcgtgaaaaccacggttataaaattaattaaacttttatattaaaaatcaaaattattaatgaattattttaaaaaaaattattacttaacatatatttttttagttatataaagttataatagttgatttaaataaatacgtgaagttatatcatattataatctatattaattttattttattttttaatctaatgttattatatatatatatatatatatatatatatatatatatatatatatatatatatatatatatatatatatatatatatatataaaatttcttTTACGAGTTTTCTAGTTGGACTAGGAACTATTAACAACTCAAGTTTGGATAGAAATGAAAGATGAAAAGCTACTTAATCAAAATAAATTGGTCCAATTCAttacaaataataaaataaataaataaataaatttttatgaGTTTATGAAATTTCGATAAAGGTCCCAAGATGGAGGGAGAACAGAAAATATTTTAACATGTAGATCTTGCTTCATTTCCTATTGGATAActttttttaatttgattttcTTATATAGCATTACAAGAATAATAAGCAATAACGGTGACGACTGTCACTGCTAATAGACCTAAAAATCATTGGTAATAACAACATGTCGCCGTTAAAGAGTTGCAGCTATTGCCATGTCTCTAATGTCTCTAATGTGCTCCAAATATCGCCATTAATATATCGCCGCTAATACATCCGTGGCCGCTAATGCTCATGTCCTCACTAATACTTATGTAACCATTAGAGACGTTGTTACAActaacttttttttgtttttttttataaaccaCATGTGGTTTATACAGAAAAACCATCACAAAGTACTAAAATCTACCATTAAAGATTAACCGCAGAAAAACGGATCCAAACATCAAAATTTTAATAATACGGGGAATGGATTTAAAATTTGATCCAAACATTAACTACTACAAAATATGTTATGCACGACCCGATGTGGGATAAACAGTATGGTCTTTCACGTTGCAAATATACCTCACGTCATTGTCTTTTCTCCTATTTGGTTCTCAAAGAAATCAAGAGCTTTTTATGAGTATAGATGAATTAAATAATCTGGTGAGACCTATTCCATAGATCGTGTTAAACAATTGAATCAGTAAAGTTAACGGTTTGGGGTACTATCCAGTTTTCAAAATCTTGTTTTGCACCAAGGTTTTAAAAACTGGAATAAAGGCTAAACCGATTGTCTTATGGGTTCGATGGTTCAATTGGTACAACCGGTTGAATCGGTTCTAACAACCGAAAAAATCGGATGATTTCATAATTATATTATtactaattttaattatataaaaaatacaaaaaccaaaaaactaaatatttttttaaatttccgGTTTTACCGGTTCAACCGAACAGGCTTTTACCGGCTGACATGACAGGCGGTTTTTCGGTCCCTAAGAACCAGTTTCAGGACCGGTTCctgattgaaccggccggtctgGTACGGTACGGTTTTGAAAACATGGTGTTTTACCAACCTAACCTATGCATGCATAAATTAGCAAGATAATCACTTTATTGTAAGAAGCTAATTAAACATGACCCCCTAAATTAGAAAGAAATTCATGTTATTCCAGAAATTGATAAAAACATGTAACTTTGTTGCGgtaataaatcattaaattttctaaaaaatatGGTGACCTATGTATATACATACCAGTATACCATTGTTTTTGAAGGCTAGGAGCAGCATATATGTATTTGAATGACTCGTCGAAGGCTGGATCATCTACGCCGGTTAATCCATCATCGTAAAAATTATCTCCGGTGGAAACTACAAAATCTATATCTAGTCTGTCTGCAATGATTCCCATCTGCAACGACCTCACCAAATAATTAAACCCACAAAAGTAACAACTACAGACGGCCAAGGTGGAGGAAAATCGAAACCTGAACAGCAACTTGAGATTGATTGTACCACCCTTTCCGGCCCCAATCACCAATGACCAAAAAGTTGAGTGAACCATTGGTGTTTAATTGGTGATGTAACCTTTGAAGCCTAGCTGAAACCGGAACCAGAAACATGCACAGACTGATATTCAACACTAGGGATGTTATCAACAATGTCTTCTTGCTTAAATGCTTGACCATGGCTGCTAGCTAATTCGGATGCAGCTTTTCAGAAAATCTTGTCAGAAATTTAGTTTGTTTATATGGTTTATGGATACAACATGAATTAATGGCCATTATTCGGATGCTATGATCCATTCAAATATTAGGTGTGCCATGTTTTAAGGAAATTGAGCATGTTGATGGTATTAAAATCATAAACCAAATGAATATAATAATATCGATCCGGGCATTCAAATTACTCAAATGTATCTAATAAAACAAgcaataaaatttcattttttcggTTATTTAACAGAATACCTGACGACAATCTCTAACCAATGAATCTAGAACCAACAATAATGACATTTTGAAGCCCTGCAAAAAAACATAATCTAACACCCACAGATTTGGACTAGTTAATTTAAAGACAATAAaccttaaaaatgattttttgatagaagattatttataataaataatcttaaccaaactAATAGTTACGGTCAATAATTTTAACCTATTtcacataataaaaaaaaaattatatgaatattatgtgtttcatgactattataatataataaaataggaaaaaattGGTCGAATCGtccgtaaatcgtaaaaataagtgcgtcaaagcatatatatatatatatatatatatatatatatatatatatatatatatatatatatatatatatatatatacacacacaaagtACACGTCTTTCTgatcccaaaaatataaattttgtagaAATCCGACTCAATATGAactatatatgatttttataaaatataaaagtcaGCCGCGCACAACGATTATATGACGCAAAAAGTTACGAAGAGAATGGTTGACTATTAGCTAAAACCAACAAAAAGAAAATTGTAGAACTCTTTACAattagaattttgagaaaaggaatgccaaaaacggagtctgtatgagagagatatgattttagcaaaaatcatttaattttataaaaatatggacgaaaaataaagtcaaaa is a window of Lactuca sativa cultivar Salinas chromosome 1, Lsat_Salinas_v11, whole genome shotgun sequence DNA encoding:
- the LOC111877391 gene encoding purple acid phosphatase 3, whose translation is MVKHLSKKTLLITSLVLNISLCMFLVPVSARLQRLHHQLNTNGSLNFLVIGDWGRKGWYNQSQVAVQMGIIADRLDIDFVVSTGDNFYDDGLTGVDDPAFDESFKYIYAAPSLQKQWYTVLGNHDYRGDVEAQLDPMLRKRDSRWRCLRSFIVHTDIAELFFVDTTPFVDMYFNDPKDHKYDWRGIRPREVYLTNLLKDLRSALSKSKAKWKIVVGHHGIRTTGHHCDTPELVTHLLPLLEEYEVDFYMNGHDHCLEHMSCQDSKIRFLTSGAGSKAWLEANKPYDKCGVKFFHHGQGFMSMKLTKKSARFVFYDVFGKALHRWKTSLKKLHTSI